AATTCATGAGGATGAGGTAGTAAAATTCACTAAAACATCCGTATCTTTTTTCCGAACAACGCATAGTATTCCTGATGCATACGGAATTGTCGTTAAGACACCCCCAGGTAATGTTGTACATACTGGTGACTTTAAATTTGACTTCACTCCTGTAGGAGAACCTGCTAACCTTACAAAAATGGCTAAAATCGGTGAAGAAGGTGTACTTTGCCTACTTTCCGATAGTACAAACAGTGAAATTCCTGAGTTCACAATGTCTGAACGCAAGGTTGGCGAAAGTATTGATGGTGTGTTCCGAAAAGTAGACGGCCGCATTATATTCGCTACTTTTGCGTCAAATATCCATCGTTTGCAGCAGGTGATTGAATCAGCTGTTATTCACGGACGTAAGGTAGCTGTATTTGGTCGAAGCATGGAATCAGCGATTAATATCGGTCAAGATCTCGGCTATATCTCGGCACCTAAAAATACATTCATTGATTATTCACAGCTGAATAAGCTTCCTGACAGTCAAGTTGTTATTTTGTGTACGGGCAGTCAAGGGGAGCCAATGGCCGCCCTATCTCGTATTGCTTTTGGTACACACAGACAAATACAAATCATTCCTGGTGATACAGTTGTCTTTTCTTCTTCACCAATCCCAGGAAACACATTAAGTGTAAGCAAAACAATTAACCAGCTGTACCGAGCTTGGTGCAAATGTTATACACGGACCATTAAGCGATATCCATACTTCCGGTCACGGTGGTCAGGAAGAACAAAAATTAATGCTTCGCTTAATGAAACCAAAATATTTTCTTCCGATTCATGGAGAATATAGAATGCTTAAAATGCATAGTAAGCTTGCACAAGATTGTGGTGTTGCACCAGAAAATTGCTTTATTATGGATAACGGTGATGTGCTTGCCCTTCATCCAGATGAAGCTGGTGTAACTGGTAAAGTACCGTCTGGTTCTGTTTATGTCGATGGAAACGGAATCGGGGATATCGGTAATATTGTGCTTCGTGATAGAAGAATTCTTTCTGAAGAAGGACTCGTTATCATTGTTGTTAGTTTAAATATGAAAGAATTTAAGGTAACAGCAGGACCAGATATTATCTCACGTGGCTTTGTATACATGCGCGAATCTAGTGATTTAATCTATGAAGCCCAGAAGCTATTGGCTAAACATCTTGCCAATGTGATGGAACGTAAAACGACACAATGGTCTGAGATTAAAAACGAATTGGCTGATACATTAGGTCCTTTCCTATACGAACGTACTAAACGTAAGCCAATGATTTTGCCAATCATTATGGAAGTGTAAGAAGGTATTTAATTATTCTACAAAGAAGAACGGTCCTAAAAATCAGGATCGTTCTTTTTTGGGTTTCAATATACATATGCGAAAACGGGGATTCTGCAGTCATTCCGCTCCCGGGATGGGGGGCACGCTTTCCGTGGGCGGGCGTAGATTCTCCGTATACACCTCCCCTCTTCGTGATCATATCCCCAAAAATTACCCAAACAAAAAAAACCGCACATTATGCACGGTTTTTGAGTTACTCTCTATTCTTTAATTCCTAATACACGGTTCACACGTTTTGTCAGCATTTTCATACCGCCACCGCCTGCTTGGAAATGGCGAAGTTGACCTTCTTCGTCAAATACATAATAAGCTGGTACGTATTCATTTTCAAATGCATCTGTAAGTTTGTGCTCGTTATCAACAAAAATCGGTTGATCAATGCTGTGCTCTGCTGCCACTTTTTTAATCTCTTCAATATCTAGATCTTTTTCAGAGCGAGGCATATGAACAGCAATAACATTTAACTGATCTTTGTAGTTATCACGGAACTCATTAACATTTGGCATTGCTTCCTTACATAGTCCGCAGCTCACAGACCAAAAATGAATTAATGTTGGTTTTGTTCCAACTAGATCTTCTTTAGTTAGCTGACCGTTTAGCCATTCTGTTGCGCCATCAAGCTCTGGCATTTGTGAACGTAATTTTAAAGCCATAGTATGTCATCTCCTTAGATTTAGATAAAAGAAAAGGCCTAACAAGTAAACTGCTAGACCTTTTTAGACAACTCCAATCAACTTATAGAGTTGCTTGTCCTGGCTTCCAGTTTGCTGGGCAAAGTCCACCAGTTTGAAGTGCTTGAAGCACACGTAGAGTTTCATCTACATCGCGACCAATATCATTGTGGTTTACAACAGAATATTTTAGTTCGCCTTCTGGATCAATGATGAACAATCCACGAAGAGCGATACCTTCATCTTCAATTAATACACCGTACTCACGAGAGATTGCGTGGTTTGTATCAGCAGCAAGTGAGTAGTTTAAGTCACCAAGACCATTCTCATCACGTGAAGTGTTGATCCATGCTTTGTGAGTGTGGATTGTGTCAGTAGAAACACCAACAATCACAGCGTCAAGATCATCAAATTCATCATTACGGTCGCTCATTGATGTAATTTCAGTAGGACATACAAATGTAAAATCCATTGGATAGAAGAAAAGAACCGTCCATTTATCATTTTTCATATTTTCTTCAAGACTAACTCGTCCAAATTCTTTGTTTGGGAAAACAGCCTCCATATCAAATCGTGGTGCCTGTTTACCTACCATACGTTTATCAGACATTCAAAATTCCTCCCTCAACTAATTCAAAACTTTCTACCTTTGTTATTATAAAAGACACACTATTTTTAGTCAATATTAAATAATAATGAATTTAAATTAGTGTTTTCATCTATAATAAGCTCTACGATGTAGTGTACCCACTATATCAATGGTTAAACTTAAGTCGTGCATTTCTAAGTATACTTCTTTTTGCTTCAGTAAGGAAACGATATGCACTCATTTTCTCATTAGTCAACATTTGAGATTCTCATGTGCCTATGCTACGATTTAAGACGTTAAGGAATAATGTACATGTTGTAGGAGCTGATGTGAAAATGGATATGAATTGGTTAAACACTTTTAATTGGGGCGTCATTGCCATGGATGGTTTACTCTTAATCGGTAAATTACTCATAGCTTTTATAGCCTTTTATGTGGCGAGGGCAATTGGTCGAAAGGTCATCTCTCAATCCTTTACTAAAATGAAGAAACAACGAAATATCTCTGCAGGACGTAGCCATACTTTAGAGAAACTTACGGTTAACATCCTTTCCTATGTGCTGATTTTTATTTTAGTAACCTTTATAGCTGAAATGTTTGGCTTATCGCCAAGTGCCTTAATAGCCGGTGCTGGTGTGGTAGGGCTTGCTGTTGGTTTTGGTGCACAAGGTCTAGTAAGTGATGTTGTAACGGGCTTTTTTCTATTACTTGAGAAACAAGTGGATGTTGGTGACTATGTTACAGTAGCCGGTCTCGATGGGATTGTAGAAGAAGTCGGCCTAAGAACCACACAAATTCGTGGCTTTGACGGCACCCTCTATTTTATCCCTAACCGTAATATCACAGATGTTCACAATCATTCGCGCGGGAATATGCGAGCGTTGGTTGATGTCAGTATCCCATATGAAGAGAATATGGACGAAACCATTAAAGTAATTCAAGACGCCTGTGCCGATCTTGGTGACGTGAAAGAATTAATTAAAGAAGGACCGGACGTTGTCGGTGTAGAAGATCTGACCACCTCCCTTGTCACCATTCGTGTTATTGCAAAAACAGAGAATATGCACCAATGGACCGTAGAGCGCCACATACGTAAAGTGATTAAACAAGCAATGGATGAATATAAACGATCGAAAGAAGAAGACAATTAAACAAAAAGAAGTGGGAGCACAATCTTCCCGCTTCTTTTTTTGTACTATTTCCCGCTTTTTATCTCTTCTATCATCTTGATATATTGCAAATCGCCTATTCCGTATTGCGGAAACAGCGTAAACATTTTTCTTATCAAATCCATTTGCGGCATGTCCAAGTGATTTTTTATATACGAAGTCAATTCATTCTCTTTCTTCTGATAGTCAAGATATAACCTAATTCCTTGATACATAACAGGTATCATACGGTTTGTAGGAAGCTGTTTGTTAATCATCACTTGATTGTAGATGTCTTCAAAACCTCCAAGCTCAATTTCTGTTTCTTCCACATCAAATGACTGCTCTATTTCTTTGACCATATGAAAATATACTTTCCCTATATAACCCTGTTGTTCTAAGTATGCTAATAGTGTCAGCATATTCATCTGACAAAACATATCGTTACCAAACCATAAAATAATACACGTATATTTATTTTTAAATAAAGGTTCTAATGCAGTTATAACCGTCGTCTCGTATTCGTTGATTGGTACGTAATGTCCGGCCGCTCTTATTTTTATAAATTCTGGACTGAAAATCTCTTTACTCGTTTGATTAGAGCACATCGCTTCATTAAAAGGGACATAGTCACTATGCTCCATTAATTTCTCTTTACTAAATTCTTCATACATGAGTTGTCCATTCAACACATTTAATATATCTTGATCGAATTGCTGTTGTACTTTATTTTGTAAGGCTTCTATTTTCATTTTTTCGGATATATCCATTGAGAACACCCCTTTTACACCATTCATATTTAATTTTACTATGGTCTGTAATGGCTGTGGATTTTTTCGATAAGCGGCCGGGCTAATCCCGTATATTTTCTTAAATGCTCGTGTAAAAGCTTCTTGAGAAGAGAATCTATATTTGTAAGCAATATCAATCATTTTTTGATTTGATTCTTTTAGATCGATTGAAGCAAGATAAACTTTTCGAAGAGATATATATTTTTTTATCGTCATTCCGGCCAATTGATGGAATTTAAACGAACAATAATAAGGTGAGTAACCCATGTAACAACCTAATTCTTTTAATGAAAAGTCCTCAACCAAATGATTTTCTATCCAGTTAATCATTTTTTGCATCATTTCGTCCATATACACCTCCTTCCATCATTATAAAGGAGATGGATCTCTTATTTTTGATATAGGTTGTGTTTTATAAAAAAAGAACTGTAACACCGTCTAAATATCCGACAGATGTAACAGTTCTGTGTTTGAAAAAGATTATATTTGGCTTCCTAATGTATGCTCTACACGCTCACACACATCAGCTGCAGACATTCCATCTGCATTAATGACGGTTCCCTGCGTCACATGAGTTTGTATACCCATTACATTTTGATCTTGGCCTGATATTACACAGCAGTCACACGACTCGGCATCACTTTCTTGTTTAAGTGAAATGACTTCATGCCCTTTTGATGTTAATTCCTCGCTTACAGATGTTAAAGACTGTTCTACTCCAATACGAGCCATATAAAATTCCTCCTAGACATTAAATAGGTTGCGTTGCTAGCTTACCCAGAAGGTTAAATGTTATTCGATGCCACCACTAATAAAAAAACAGGTGAAACGGACACTACAATGACCGTTTCACCTGTCGAACTATTTTTTCATTTTCCATGTAAAATATGAAGTGAGATGTGTTACTGCTTTTTCTATTGCATCTTCATTCGGGTTTAGTCGTGCATCATGTAGGCCGTAGGGGCTGTCTACACCTAACCAGAACATAAATCCAGGTATTTGTTCGAGAAAGTATCCAAAATCCTCACCTGTCATTGCAGCAGGCGCTTCAACAAATGCAACATCGGCATCCCTTTTGGCAAATGTCATATACTCTTGGGTCAATTCTGAATGATTGGCGACTTGGCAATAGTTACTGCCATAATCAATGGTGAGTTCGCATTCAAATGATGCTTCAATACCCTTAGCCATTGCTTCTATTCGACGTTTTATCTCTGTCATTGATTCAATGGACAAACTACGAATGGTCCCTTCAACTCTAGCTGATTCAGCAATAATATTCTGCTTCGTGCCACCTTGAATTACACCAATAGTAACAACGCCAGCATCAAGTGGATTCACATTTCGAGCTACGATTGTTTGCAGCTGTGTCACAAAATGACTTGCTGCAACAACCATATCTCTTGCCGTATGAGGATAGGCTGCATGTCCGCCTTTTCCTTTTAGATCAATAAAAAGCTCTGAGGTATTGGCAAATAGTAATCCTTCTCGAGTAGATACCGTTCCAACAGGAAGCTCCGGAGCGATATGCAGTGCCACAATCTGATCTGGCCACCATTCTTTCAGCACACCTTCCTCAAGCATTGGTTTTGCACCACCTGGTCCTTCTTCTGCAGGTTGAAAGACAAACAATACATTGTCAGTAGGACGATGCGCAGAAAAGTGAGAAAGCACACCGAGAGCAATGGTCATGTGGAAATCATGACCACATGCATGCATCATGCCACTATGTTTGGAGACAAATTCTTGAATACCTGAACGTTCTTCAATTGGTAATCCATCGATATCTGTACGATACGCTAAGGTTTGACTCGGGTCCGATCCTTTAATGTACACGATCACACCAGTACGCCACAGCTTAATGCTCCAGTACTCGTGAATCATTGGCTCCAGAACATCTAATATGAGCTGCTGTGTTTTTGTTTCCTGAAAACCGATTTCTGGAATCTGGTGAAATTGTCGTCTAAGATTTAGTAGTTCTTCTGATGTCATTCACTCACCTCTTGTAACACGTCTCTAAATAGTTGTAAGAAATATTCAATCTGCTCATCAGACACAATTAATGGTGGAAGTAAGCGAATAATTGTCTGCTGAGTCACATCAACTAACATGCCTCGTTCTAATAATGTTTGCTGAATTTCTTTTACTTTACTTGCATCAAACTTCATGACTATTCCAATCATCATTCCTAAACCACGGATTGACTCAATGTGCTCGGCAAATTCGTTTTGCAAAGACTGTAATTCAGTTTGGAGCTTCTCTGAAGCGCGACGTCCCGCTTCTAAAACACCATCATCGATTAACAACTTCAACACCGTGTTTCCAAGCGCTGCACTTAACGGAGATGGAGCAAAGGTTGTACCATGATCACCTGGTTTAAATAATTCCCCATGTTCTGCTTTTACAATGATCCCACCTAGGGGAAGGCCTCCACCTATTCCTTTTGCAAATAACACGACATCTGGTTTTACGGATGTGTGCTGATAGGCAAACAGCTTTCCAGTTCGACCAATTCCTGTTTGAATTTCATCCATGCAGAATAACACACCATACTGCTGACAAAGTTTGGCTGCTTGTTCCAGATAATTTGATTCAAGCGGAACAACACCACCAGAACCAAGAACCGGTTCCATTAAAAGAGCAGCGGGTTTCTTTTCTTTTAATACAGCTTCAAGCGCCTTAATATCATGTGGCTCGACATCATACACTGGAAACTCGCTAACTGGAAAGTCCTGATACACACCAGGTTGACGGGTTAACTTTAATGCACCTAACGTACGACCATGAAAGCTTTTTTTCAAAACAACGATCCCGTCTTGGCCAGTCTCTTGCTGTTTTGTCCATTTATGAACGAGTTTAATCACTGCTTCTGTCGCCTCTGCTCCAGAGTTTGTATAGAATACCTTTCCAGGAAACGTTACTGCGAGCAGTCGTTCAGCTAACTCAACTGCCGGTTTATTGACATAAAGGTTTGAAATATGAAGGAATTTCTCTCCTTGATCTCGTAATGTTTGCACAATCTCCGGGTGAGAATGGCCAACAATATTAACCGCTAATCCTGTAATAAAATCGAGGTAACGCTTGCCATTTTCATCAATTAGTTCAGCACCTTCACCTCGGTCAATGACCAGTGGTAGCTTTCCATAAGTGTTCATTATGACTTCTTTGTTACGCTCGTTCCAATTAGACATTTCCCCACTCCTCATTTGCTCACTAAATGAAAAAAAGCCTTGTCACCTGTACTGGCGACAAGGCTTCTCCCTATCAAACATCCGTATTAGTCGTTTAGACGACGAAGTTCTTGTTTAATCTCAGTTTTGCTCTTTGTTTTCTCATCAATTTCCTTAATCACACGTGCAGGCGTACCAGCAACTACCGTGTTAGCTGGAACATCCTCAATTACAACCGCACCAGCTGCAACTACAGCACCTTTTCCTACTGTCACACCTTCAAGAACAACAACGTTTGCACCAATTACAACGTCATCTTCAACGATTACAGGCTTAGCAGAAGGCGGCTCAATGACACCAGCTAGGACTGATCCTGCACCTACGTGACAGTTTTTACCGACCGTTGCGCGTCCTCCAAGTACTGCATTCATATCAATCATCGTACCTTCACCGATAACAGCACCGATATTGATACTTGCACCCATCATAATAACAGCGCCTTTACCAATTTCAACCTGGTCACGAATGATCGCACCTGGTTCAATTCTAGCTTCAATTCCTTTTAGATCAAGAAGTGGAATGGCAGAGTGACGACGGTCATTTTCGACTACATAGTCTTCAATCTTTGCGCTGTTTTCCTTAATAGCCGCTTCGATATCAGCCCACTCACCAAAAAGCACACCTGTTTGTCCGTTAATAAAAGCTTGTGTATCCGCGCCAAAAGAGATTCCATCAAGGTCTCCCTTAATATGTACTTTTACCGGTGTTTTCTTTTTGCTTTCTGATATAAATTTAATAATTTCATTTGCATCCATTTGTTTCATGTCGTCATCCTCCTAGCAGTTACGTTGCAGTATACACATAATCATAAAGACTTCCCTCTCAAATTGCAATGCAAATCATCCCAATAGAATAATTAAGAGTGTGATCGTTGGGATACTTATGATTGTTGTAATGAGCGTTACACTTGATACGAGCTTTGGTTGTGCTTGAAACTGGACAGCATACATAACAATTGTCGCCGCTGATGGCATTGCAGCTGACACTATTAATACTTTGCCTAGTAAAGGATCAATCGGCATCACCATTACAAGTAACCATGCGATTAAAGGAGAAATAAACATTCTTAAAACAACACTAAAGGTAATATTAGCCCAATCAAAATGTCCCCATTTAATCATCGCTAGCTGCATTCCAAGAATGACCATAACCATTGGGATCGCCGCATCTGAAATAAGGTCAATCGTTCCAAATAAATTTTCTGGTACTCTTAAGTTGAACACATTAAGTAAAAGCGCAAGGACAGCTGCATAAGAAGCAGGCATTTTTGCAACGGACTTCATCGCAATACGAATTCCGGCTTTACCTTTAACCGCATAATAGACTCCAAAAAAGTTCATGAGGATAGATTGGAGCACCATTGCAGAGATAGCGAATTCAAAACCAGCTTCACCATAAGCAAATAAAATAATCGGTGTACCGTAATTACCAGTGTTCATAAAGGCCGTAGAAAGAATGAGTGCGTTTTCTGTAGATAGATCAATTTTGCGAATCTTTGTGTACACTTTGCATAAAAAGATTAAGATAAACATTAATAAAAACGAAAAAATGACCATGTATGTATACTGGCTATTTAACTCTGTTTCGTAAAATGTTTTAAACACCAAACAAGGTGTCATTACATAAATCGCCATCGTTGAGATTGGGCGAATATCTATTTTCGCAATCTTTTGTAATAGAAAACCAACTACAAATATTAAGATAACAGGCAAAACAACTTGAATAAAAATAGCCAAAATAGTACTCCTCTTCTTTCCTTTTTCGTTAGCCAGTATATCATATTCTTTACTTCGTAATACGAAGAAATAGCAAATTAAAAGAGTCTGACCGGGGTCAAACTCTTTTTTGTATCTTAGTCTACTATTTTTTCTATGAATATTGTTGGGTGCTCTAATAAGTTTATATCTATTTTTTGAAATTCACCTTGCCCGTGACCTTCCATTTTAAAAATTCTTACATACGGCCGCTGCGGGATCCCGTCATTTTGGGCAGATACAATGCCATACTCCCCAGTTGATAACACCACTTGGATGCCCGTTGGGTAAAAGGCTATCGTTTTGAGAAAGTGAGCGATGATCTGGTGACCATACCGAACTCCTGTTAGCCCCATTAAGATTTCACACGCATCATGAGGCAACATCCTTCCACTCGGCCGAAGTGGGCTAATTAGATGATCAAATGCATTCGCCACAGACACAATTTTCGCAAACAAATGAATATCTTTTTCAGACAGCTTACGTGGCATTCCACTGCCATCTACATGTTCATGGTGAGAGAGGGCAATATGGGCAGATAACGAACTCATTTCAGAATTTTTACGAAGCACATTAAATCCTCGCCATGTGTGGTGATGTCCCAGTTCGACCTGTGGTTCGTTGTCTTTTTCAGTTGCCATTTTTCCAATGTCATGCATGAGAGCTCCTGTTGCCAGCTCATATAACTTGGATTTTGATAATCCAAGTTTCACACCAACAATGGTAGAGATCATACACACATTTAATGAATGAATAAAGAGTCCATTATCCTCTGTACGCATATCTGTTAAGCTCAACAAGGAATGGCTATGCGCCAAAATTTCTTCTACAATATTTTTGACAGACTGCTGAATGGATTTTAGTTCAAAACCTGCACCTTCTTGTACAAACTGAAAGGATCCTTTTAAAGTAGCAAGCGTCTCTCTTTTTACTTCATCCGACACCATATCTTCTTTTTTAATTTCTTTATCAAAAGGGTCCTGAAGGTACACAGCTTGGATTCCTAGCTTTTTTAGTCTTGTAATTAATGTAGGAGTGAGCGAAGCCCCTTCATTTAATAGGACCCTGCCATCACTTGTATAAATTTGTTTACCTAATTTCTCATTTGCTTGCGTGAGTTCAATGGTCGTATAGCGCATGGTGAAACCCCTTTAGTTAGAATACATCTATTATACTAGTCTTCCCTGTTTATATCGGCGCCTTCTTCCTTGAATCGTTGTCTTTTTTGATAAATAGTTCTAGAGTCACGGGAAATGGAGCAGTGTAATAGTAATGTTCTAAATCAAAAGGCAGAGAGAGAAAGTGGACTCTGCAGTCACAACGCTACCGGGATGTAGGAGCGCTAGATTCTAATGGATATAATACTCTGTTCAATCAATTGCATAACTCTGACAATTCTAAGGTTCAAACACTCGAAAAAGCAAAAGAAGAAATGAATCGTCTAATTTGCAAGAAGAAGATTATTACCCCGGTAAATATTCGGCATCGGCAATGGTGAAAGCCAAACCTCTCCAATTTCGTCAAGCTTGCATATAAGCAAAGCAGCTAAATTAGAGATAGATTGACTCAAGCATCAACCTCATCTTCTTATTTTTAATACACAAAAAACCGACCCGTTATGTTGTTCGACTAACATAACGGGTCGGTTTTTCGAGAGGTAAAACATTTCTGTTTTACTCTTTTTTATCTGCAGTGACAAATGGAACGGGTTGTTCTGTCATTACTAGGTTAGCTTGGTGCAGATACATGAACACCTTCTGTTTCTAGTATTTGCATGATACGAAAGTGTGCTTTTTCTCTAATTTCCATAAAGGGTGCCCACTGATTTGTATCCGTGAAATACGTAATCATTAGGTTATATCCTGATTCTGAAAACTCTTCAAACCTGACAATAACTGAACCCTCTACAATGTCATCAAAGGTCTGAAGCTCTTCATCAATTCGATTTCGTAGTTGCTGAAGCTTTGCACTAGACGTTGATTGTCTTAATCCAAGACTAAAATACACACGCCGTTTGTCCATTTCAGCCCAGTTTGTAATTGCCTCATTAGCCAACGTGGAGTTCGGAATAATGACCAGTGTATCTGAAAACGTTCGGATTTTGGTGCTTCTAAATGTAATGTCTTCAACTGCCCCTTCTACTGTTGGTGTCTCAATCCAGTCTCCTTTTCTAAAAGGACGTTCTGTAATAATGATGATCCCACCAAAAAAGTTTCCAATTGTATCTTGGGCAGCTAGTGCAAA
The nucleotide sequence above comes from Alkalicoccobacillus plakortidis. Encoded proteins:
- a CDS encoding redoxin domain-containing protein produces the protein MALKLRSQMPELDGATEWLNGQLTKEDLVGTKPTLIHFWSVSCGLCKEAMPNVNEFRDNYKDQLNVIAVHMPRSEKDLDIEEIKKVAAEHSIDQPIFVDNEHKLTDAFENEYVPAYYVFDEEGQLRHFQAGGGGMKMLTKRVNRVLGIKE
- a CDS encoding peroxiredoxin — protein: MSDKRMVGKQAPRFDMEAVFPNKEFGRVSLEENMKNDKWTVLFFYPMDFTFVCPTEITSMSDRNDEFDDLDAVIVGVSTDTIHTHKAWINTSRDENGLGDLNYSLAADTNHAISREYGVLIEDEGIALRGLFIIDPEGELKYSVVNHNDIGRDVDETLRVLQALQTGGLCPANWKPGQATL
- a CDS encoding mechanosensitive ion channel family protein yields the protein MNWLNTFNWGVIAMDGLLLIGKLLIAFIAFYVARAIGRKVISQSFTKMKKQRNISAGRSHTLEKLTVNILSYVLIFILVTFIAEMFGLSPSALIAGAGVVGLAVGFGAQGLVSDVVTGFFLLLEKQVDVGDYVTVAGLDGIVEEVGLRTTQIRGFDGTLYFIPNRNITDVHNHSRGNMRALVDVSIPYEENMDETIKVIQDACADLGDVKELIKEGPDVVGVEDLTTSLVTIRVIAKTENMHQWTVERHIRKVIKQAMDEYKRSKEEDN
- a CDS encoding helix-turn-helix domain-containing protein gives rise to the protein MDEMMQKMINWIENHLVEDFSLKELGCYMGYSPYYCSFKFHQLAGMTIKKYISLRKVYLASIDLKESNQKMIDIAYKYRFSSQEAFTRAFKKIYGISPAAYRKNPQPLQTIVKLNMNGVKGVFSMDISEKMKIEALQNKVQQQFDQDILNVLNGQLMYEEFSKEKLMEHSDYVPFNEAMCSNQTSKEIFSPEFIKIRAAGHYVPINEYETTVITALEPLFKNKYTCIILWFGNDMFCQMNMLTLLAYLEQQGYIGKVYFHMVKEIEQSFDVEETEIELGGFEDIYNQVMINKQLPTNRMIPVMYQGIRLYLDYQKKENELTSYIKNHLDMPQMDLIRKMFTLFPQYGIGDLQYIKMIEEIKSGK
- a CDS encoding YkuS family protein, with the protein product MARIGVEQSLTSVSEELTSKGHEVISLKQESDAESCDCCVISGQDQNVMGIQTHVTQGTVINADGMSAADVCERVEHTLGSQI
- a CDS encoding N-acetyldiaminopimelate deacetylase, which translates into the protein MTSEELLNLRRQFHQIPEIGFQETKTQQLILDVLEPMIHEYWSIKLWRTGVIVYIKGSDPSQTLAYRTDIDGLPIEERSGIQEFVSKHSGMMHACGHDFHMTIALGVLSHFSAHRPTDNVLFVFQPAEEGPGGAKPMLEEGVLKEWWPDQIVALHIAPELPVGTVSTREGLLFANTSELFIDLKGKGGHAAYPHTARDMVVAASHFVTQLQTIVARNVNPLDAGVVTIGVIQGGTKQNIIAESARVEGTIRSLSIESMTEIKRRIEAMAKGIEASFECELTIDYGSNYCQVANHSELTQEYMTFAKRDADVAFVEAPAAMTGEDFGYFLEQIPGFMFWLGVDSPYGLHDARLNPNEDAIEKAVTHLTSYFTWKMKK
- a CDS encoding aspartate aminotransferase family protein, whose translation is MSNWNERNKEVIMNTYGKLPLVIDRGEGAELIDENGKRYLDFITGLAVNIVGHSHPEIVQTLRDQGEKFLHISNLYVNKPAVELAERLLAVTFPGKVFYTNSGAEATEAVIKLVHKWTKQQETGQDGIVVLKKSFHGRTLGALKLTRQPGVYQDFPVSEFPVYDVEPHDIKALEAVLKEKKPAALLMEPVLGSGGVVPLESNYLEQAAKLCQQYGVLFCMDEIQTGIGRTGKLFAYQHTSVKPDVVLFAKGIGGGLPLGGIIVKAEHGELFKPGDHGTTFAPSPLSAALGNTVLKLLIDDGVLEAGRRASEKLQTELQSLQNEFAEHIESIRGLGMMIGIVMKFDASKVKEIQQTLLERGMLVDVTQQTIIRLLPPLIVSDEQIEYFLQLFRDVLQEVSE
- the dapD gene encoding 2,3,4,5-tetrahydropyridine-2,6-dicarboxylate N-acetyltransferase; protein product: MKQMDANEIIKFISESKKKTPVKVHIKGDLDGISFGADTQAFINGQTGVLFGEWADIEAAIKENSAKIEDYVVENDRRHSAIPLLDLKGIEARIEPGAIIRDQVEIGKGAVIMMGASINIGAVIGEGTMIDMNAVLGGRATVGKNCHVGAGSVLAGVIEPPSAKPVIVEDDVVIGANVVVLEGVTVGKGAVVAAGAVVIEDVPANTVVAGTPARVIKEIDEKTKSKTEIKQELRRLND
- a CDS encoding AEC family transporter, translated to MAIFIQVVLPVILIFVVGFLLQKIAKIDIRPISTMAIYVMTPCLVFKTFYETELNSQYTYMVIFSFLLMFILIFLCKVYTKIRKIDLSTENALILSTAFMNTGNYGTPIILFAYGEAGFEFAISAMVLQSILMNFFGVYYAVKGKAGIRIAMKSVAKMPASYAAVLALLLNVFNLRVPENLFGTIDLISDAAIPMVMVILGMQLAMIKWGHFDWANITFSVVLRMFISPLIAWLLVMVMPIDPLLGKVLIVSAAMPSAATIVMYAVQFQAQPKLVSSVTLITTIISIPTITLLIILLG
- a CDS encoding HD-GYP domain-containing protein — protein: MRYTTIELTQANEKLGKQIYTSDGRVLLNEGASLTPTLITRLKKLGIQAVYLQDPFDKEIKKEDMVSDEVKRETLATLKGSFQFVQEGAGFELKSIQQSVKNIVEEILAHSHSLLSLTDMRTEDNGLFIHSLNVCMISTIVGVKLGLSKSKLYELATGALMHDIGKMATEKDNEPQVELGHHHTWRGFNVLRKNSEMSSLSAHIALSHHEHVDGSGMPRKLSEKDIHLFAKIVSVANAFDHLISPLRPSGRMLPHDACEILMGLTGVRYGHQIIAHFLKTIAFYPTGIQVVLSTGEYGIVSAQNDGIPQRPYVRIFKMEGHGQGEFQKIDINLLEHPTIFIEKIVD